Proteins found in one Hirundo rustica isolate bHirRus1 chromosome Z, bHirRus1.pri.v3, whole genome shotgun sequence genomic segment:
- the MACIR gene encoding macrophage immunometabolism regulator isoform X1: MLKNSLDEVCLQKLRHAKLEQSFVFKMEVDVNGESRTAFSTLPVPLAEVSSAARMEAEKPRCSSTPCSPLRRTVAGYQILHMDSNYLVGFTTGEELLKLAHKCTGSEENKGESGLNLGSKHLDSGLPRSSRLYKTRSRYYQPYEIPAVNGRRRRRMPSSGDKYNKALPYEPYKGLHGPLPLCLLKGKRAHSKSLDYLNLDKMNIKEPADTEVLQYQLQHLTLRGDRMFARNST, from the exons ATGCTTAAAAACTCACTGGATGAAGTATGTCTGCAAAAGTTAAGGCACGCAAAACTG gagCAAAGCTTTGTATTTAAAATGGAAGTTGATGTGAATGGAGAGTCCAGAACTGCCTTCTCCACCCTCCCTGTACCTCTTGCAGAGGTGAGTTCTGCAGCCAGGATGGAAGCAGAAAAGCCACGCTGTTCCAGCACCCCCTGCTCACCATTGCGGCGGACAGTTGCGGGATATCAGATCCTTCACATGGATTCTAACTACCTAGTTGGTTTTACAACTGGAGAGGAGCTGCTAAAATTAGCCCATAAGTGTACGGGAAGTGAAGAGAATAAAGGAGAGTCTGGTCTTAACTTGGGCTCCAAACATCTTGATTCAGGACTTCCACGTTCCTCACGCTTGTACAAAACTAGAAGTAGGTACTACCAGCCATACGAGATCCCAGCAGTAaatgggaggaggaggagacggATGCCCAGCTCAGGGGATAAGTACAATAAAGCTTTACCATATGAACCTTACAAGGGACTTCATGGTCCCCTGCCTCTCTGCCTTTTGAAAGGTAAAAGGGCTCATTCAAAATCCCTGGACTACCTCAATTTAGACAAAATGAACATTAAGGAACCGGCTGATACAGAAGTGCTACAATACCAGCTCCAACACCTTACTCTTAGGGGGGATCGTATGTTTGCAAGGAATAGCACATGA
- the MACIR gene encoding macrophage immunometabolism regulator isoform X2 yields MEVDVNGESRTAFSTLPVPLAEVSSAARMEAEKPRCSSTPCSPLRRTVAGYQILHMDSNYLVGFTTGEELLKLAHKCTGSEENKGESGLNLGSKHLDSGLPRSSRLYKTRSRYYQPYEIPAVNGRRRRRMPSSGDKYNKALPYEPYKGLHGPLPLCLLKGKRAHSKSLDYLNLDKMNIKEPADTEVLQYQLQHLTLRGDRMFARNST; encoded by the coding sequence ATGGAAGTTGATGTGAATGGAGAGTCCAGAACTGCCTTCTCCACCCTCCCTGTACCTCTTGCAGAGGTGAGTTCTGCAGCCAGGATGGAAGCAGAAAAGCCACGCTGTTCCAGCACCCCCTGCTCACCATTGCGGCGGACAGTTGCGGGATATCAGATCCTTCACATGGATTCTAACTACCTAGTTGGTTTTACAACTGGAGAGGAGCTGCTAAAATTAGCCCATAAGTGTACGGGAAGTGAAGAGAATAAAGGAGAGTCTGGTCTTAACTTGGGCTCCAAACATCTTGATTCAGGACTTCCACGTTCCTCACGCTTGTACAAAACTAGAAGTAGGTACTACCAGCCATACGAGATCCCAGCAGTAaatgggaggaggaggagacggATGCCCAGCTCAGGGGATAAGTACAATAAAGCTTTACCATATGAACCTTACAAGGGACTTCATGGTCCCCTGCCTCTCTGCCTTTTGAAAGGTAAAAGGGCTCATTCAAAATCCCTGGACTACCTCAATTTAGACAAAATGAACATTAAGGAACCGGCTGATACAGAAGTGCTACAATACCAGCTCCAACACCTTACTCTTAGGGGGGATCGTATGTTTGCAAGGAATAGCACATGA